From a region of the Paenibacillus sp. FSL R10-2734 genome:
- a CDS encoding Gfo/Idh/MocA family oxidoreductase has product MGKDNAYKVKWGILSTGWIAHQFVTDLAHASNGVAYAVGSRSQESADKFARDHGVPHAYATYEELVNDPNVDAVYIGTPHPFHKENALLALRAGKAVLCEKPFTVNSGELEEVVSYAREHKLFLMEAMWSRYIPAIVKVREWIAEGRIGEVRLVKADLGFRTDWNPEGRLLNPKLGGGALLDVGIYPVSFASMVFGPYPESISSTVHIGETGVDEHFSMLLNYGNGKTASLNGGIRLNMLEEAHVFGTEGRIIVEGTLVNPKSATLYVGDEKVETFVDDRASIGYCFEAEEVGRCLEAGLTESPVMTLDESLAILNLLDQIRAQWGLKYPGE; this is encoded by the coding sequence ATGGGAAAAGACAACGCTTACAAAGTAAAATGGGGAATTCTCAGTACAGGGTGGATTGCACATCAGTTTGTTACTGACTTAGCTCACGCCAGCAATGGTGTGGCATATGCCGTGGGTTCGCGTTCTCAGGAAAGTGCGGATAAATTTGCGCGGGATCATGGGGTTCCACATGCCTACGCCACCTATGAAGAATTGGTGAATGACCCGAATGTAGATGCAGTGTATATCGGAACGCCACATCCTTTTCACAAAGAAAATGCATTATTGGCGCTGCGTGCAGGAAAAGCTGTCTTGTGCGAGAAGCCTTTTACCGTGAATAGTGGAGAATTGGAAGAAGTCGTGTCTTATGCTAGAGAGCATAAGCTGTTCCTGATGGAAGCAATGTGGAGCCGCTACATCCCGGCGATTGTGAAGGTTAGAGAATGGATTGCCGAGGGTAGAATCGGTGAAGTTCGCTTGGTGAAGGCAGACTTAGGATTTCGCACGGACTGGAATCCGGAAGGCAGATTGCTTAATCCGAAGCTGGGCGGGGGAGCGCTGCTGGATGTGGGGATTTATCCGGTTTCTTTTGCCTCGATGGTGTTTGGACCTTATCCTGAATCTATATCCAGTACGGTTCATATTGGTGAGACTGGAGTGGACGAGCATTTCTCTATGCTGCTGAATTATGGCAATGGAAAAACCGCTTCGTTAAACGGCGGTATTCGTCTTAATATGTTGGAGGAAGCGCATGTGTTTGGAACAGAGGGCCGTATTATTGTAGAGGGCACGTTAGTGAATCCGAAATCGGCTACGCTCTATGTAGGGGATGAGAAGGTAGAGACTTTTGTGGATGACCGGGCTTCTATCGGATATTGTTTTGAAGCAGAGGAAGTGGGACGTTGTCTTGAGGCGGGGCTTACAGAGAGTCCGGTGATGACATTGGATGAGTCGTTAGCGATTCTGAATCTGCTGGATCAAATACGTGCGCAGTGGGGCCTTAAGTATCCTGGAGAATAA
- a CDS encoding nucleoside triphosphate pyrophosphohydrolase, with product MPVYEKLVRDGIPNLIASQGKDFKTRILEPKEYITELRKKLKEESEEYFRAVSDEEALEELADILEVIQALAETHGSNSTELEKLRAEKTKRRGGFKDRIFLIEVEEE from the coding sequence ATGCCTGTATATGAAAAGCTAGTGCGTGACGGAATCCCCAATTTGATAGCCTCTCAAGGGAAAGATTTTAAGACAAGGATACTCGAGCCCAAAGAATACATAACTGAACTACGTAAGAAATTGAAAGAAGAGTCGGAGGAGTATTTTCGGGCAGTTAGTGATGAAGAAGCGCTTGAAGAGCTTGCCGATATACTGGAAGTGATCCAGGCTCTGGCGGAGACACATGGGAGCAATAGCACAGAGCTGGAGAAGCTTCGTGCGGAGAAAACCAAGCGTCGCGGTGGGTTTAAGGATCGGATTTTTCTGATTGAGGTGGAAGAGGAATAG
- the mutT gene encoding 8-oxo-dGTP diphosphatase MutT, whose translation MSNDSNHGGVLVIEVAAAIIHNEAGQILIARRRKGKSQAGLWEFPGGKIESGESIADCLQRELQEEMGITILPYESFGMNEHNYGSIQIRLFAWKAVYQGGVIELVDHDEFNWVFPDELGQFTFAPADIPFVERLMIKSK comes from the coding sequence ATGTCGAATGATAGCAATCATGGAGGTGTTCTTGTGATCGAGGTGGCAGCCGCAATTATACATAATGAAGCAGGACAGATTCTTATTGCTCGGCGGAGGAAAGGGAAGTCGCAGGCAGGTCTGTGGGAATTTCCTGGCGGGAAAATCGAATCAGGCGAGAGTATCGCAGATTGTCTGCAAAGAGAGCTTCAGGAGGAGATGGGGATTACGATACTTCCCTATGAGAGCTTTGGCATGAACGAGCACAATTATGGAAGTATCCAGATCAGACTATTTGCTTGGAAAGCTGTGTATCAAGGAGGCGTAATCGAACTTGTTGATCACGACGAATTCAATTGGGTGTTCCCGGATGAACTGGGTCAGTTCACTTTTGCTCCTGCGGATATTCCTTTTGTAGAACGGCTAATGATAAAATCGAAGTAA
- a CDS encoding YceI family protein — translation MKRKRIALIAAGVIIVGVVTGYTLLDKWLGNNVEIESVIPGQGTEAAAGAGTTNNTEASAGVVVTAEQLNGDWTIADTSKVYWSVTTSKETVNFVDNKVQGTWNVNIEDSTSMAGEGTVDMSALDSGNGQRDEHVKGTDFLSVTEFPQSTFVVKSFSELPAEWTEGATVPVEMQGTLTVRGVEKDVTFQSQAAYSGGQLMLSGTTTVAFSDFGMSNPHTVVLDTENNLEVRLELVLTK, via the coding sequence ATGAAGAGAAAAAGAATAGCCTTGATCGCGGCCGGAGTCATTATCGTAGGAGTTGTCACAGGTTATACATTGCTGGATAAATGGCTGGGCAATAATGTAGAGATCGAGTCCGTGATTCCAGGGCAAGGAACAGAAGCGGCAGCTGGTGCAGGCACAACGAATAACACTGAAGCATCAGCAGGTGTGGTAGTAACAGCAGAGCAATTAAACGGTGACTGGACGATTGCGGACACTTCTAAAGTATATTGGTCGGTAACAACCTCCAAAGAAACAGTTAACTTCGTAGATAACAAAGTTCAAGGTACTTGGAATGTTAATATAGAAGATTCTACTTCGATGGCTGGGGAAGGAACCGTGGATATGAGCGCTCTGGACTCTGGCAATGGTCAAAGAGATGAGCATGTAAAAGGAACAGACTTCCTATCCGTTACGGAATTTCCACAATCTACGTTTGTAGTGAAATCATTCTCGGAGCTGCCAGCAGAATGGACAGAAGGAGCAACTGTGCCGGTTGAAATGCAAGGTACGCTTACAGTGAGGGGTGTGGAAAAGGATGTCACATTCCAGTCTCAAGCAGCGTACAGTGGGGGGCAGCTGATGCTGTCGGGAACAACAACTGTGGCCTTTTCTGATTTTGGCATGAGCAATCCGCACACCGTTGTGCTGGATACGGAGAACAATCTTGAGGTTCGATTAGAGCTTGTGTTGACGAAATAG
- a CDS encoding response regulator transcription factor — MRSILIVEDEEAISRVLSAYLKKAGFHVTRVADGRAALESFAVSPPSLVLLDIMLPNMDGFELLKLIREKSSCPVIMLTARDGIDDRLAGLDGGADDYMSKPFIPEEVVARVNAVLRRPSQWSDGSRKRHYGSLFIDFTARTVFLNGAELNLSPRDMSVMLFLAERPNQICTREQLIEHVWEMDYEGSDRAVDLSIKRLRQALSHWPVDEGEIRTLRGTGYQLWTT; from the coding sequence ATGAGATCCATTCTAATTGTTGAAGATGAGGAAGCTATCTCAAGGGTCCTCAGCGCTTATCTGAAAAAAGCTGGCTTCCATGTCACCCGAGTAGCCGACGGTCGTGCCGCGCTAGAGTCTTTTGCTGTATCCCCTCCTTCATTAGTATTACTCGACATCATGCTGCCAAACATGGACGGCTTTGAACTGCTAAAGCTCATCCGTGAAAAAAGTAGCTGTCCCGTGATTATGCTGACGGCAAGAGATGGGATTGATGATCGACTAGCTGGTCTTGACGGTGGTGCAGATGATTATATGTCTAAACCCTTTATTCCAGAGGAAGTGGTGGCACGCGTGAATGCTGTATTACGCCGTCCCTCACAATGGTCTGATGGCAGCCGCAAACGGCATTATGGCAGTTTATTTATCGACTTTACTGCTCGTACTGTCTTTTTAAACGGGGCTGAGCTGAACCTTAGTCCACGCGACATGTCAGTAATGTTATTTCTGGCTGAAAGACCTAATCAAATATGTACGCGCGAGCAATTAATAGAGCATGTCTGGGAGATGGATTACGAAGGAAGTGACCGTGCAGTCGATTTGTCTATCAAAAGACTTCGCCAAGCATTGTCGCATTGGCCGGTAGATGAGGGGGAAATCCGTACCTTGAGAGGGACAGGATACCAATTATGGACTACTTAA
- a CDS encoding HAMP domain-containing sensor histidine kinase — MDYLKKNNTQRTSFLSYWTIRYLLIISIGLLLTALTTFWWMQQEAMSNRMQTTGLLAQEIADRSVNREGTIEISQNLGKLIEDRKRFFKLTVEMCVIITDQQGQMLLSMPPLTEDEMRHKLNDSLDDSRSPEFKAAVAPIESNSRTLGQVIVLQSKKSLRHIPQEEIIFFSILLLFLIILSWLTIYLLSRKLAKPIQKVAAAAAQISHGRYDIVLDKDAKEREIHELMMSFEEMAGKLQQFEHSRAVMLAGVSHELKTPVTSIKGLIHAVREGVVEDDEAEEFLDIALQEAGRLQRMVADLLDYNALTAGIVSVRHDRLDAVPLLSEIVYQWKLTQTDEVAEPVLHMPSNPLFLRGDSLRIQQIIVNLLNNSVQAKAPDRRVQLTVELLEQQGHGLAEIRVQDNGLGISSNHSEHVFEAFFRGSDKQSTLRGLGLGLTFSRLLAESMIGSLVLEKHSEEGCTFVLSLPLDH; from the coding sequence ATGGACTACTTAAAGAAAAACAACACCCAACGCACGTCCTTCCTCTCCTACTGGACAATTCGTTATCTGCTCATTATCAGTATCGGCCTCCTGCTAACTGCACTAACAACGTTCTGGTGGATGCAACAAGAAGCTATGAGCAACCGGATGCAGACTACCGGATTATTAGCACAGGAGATTGCCGATCGTAGCGTAAATCGTGAAGGAACCATAGAGATCAGCCAGAATCTTGGAAAGCTTATTGAAGACCGAAAACGATTCTTCAAGTTAACCGTAGAAATGTGTGTAATCATTACGGATCAGCAAGGTCAGATGCTGCTCTCTATGCCGCCTCTCACAGAGGACGAAATGAGGCATAAGCTTAATGATAGCTTGGACGACTCGCGTAGTCCGGAGTTCAAAGCTGCAGTTGCTCCAATAGAATCAAATAGCAGAACACTAGGACAGGTGATTGTCCTTCAATCTAAGAAATCGCTGCGGCATATTCCGCAGGAGGAAATCATTTTTTTCTCCATTCTGCTGCTGTTTCTAATCATCTTAAGTTGGCTAACCATCTATCTCTTGTCACGTAAACTGGCAAAGCCTATTCAAAAAGTAGCTGCTGCTGCGGCACAAATCAGCCATGGCCGGTATGATATCGTTCTGGATAAGGATGCCAAAGAACGGGAAATTCATGAGCTAATGATGTCTTTTGAAGAGATGGCGGGCAAATTACAACAATTCGAGCATTCCCGTGCGGTGATGTTAGCCGGAGTATCCCATGAACTAAAGACACCAGTAACCTCCATCAAAGGTCTAATCCATGCCGTTCGTGAAGGGGTCGTCGAAGATGATGAGGCTGAGGAATTTCTAGATATTGCCTTGCAGGAAGCTGGACGATTGCAGCGGATGGTAGCGGATCTTCTGGATTACAACGCATTGACTGCAGGTATCGTTTCTGTCCGTCACGATAGACTGGATGCTGTGCCGCTTTTATCAGAAATCGTATATCAATGGAAGCTGACACAGACCGATGAAGTTGCGGAGCCCGTGCTCCATATGCCGAGTAATCCTTTATTTTTGCGTGGGGACTCGCTTCGTATCCAACAAATTATCGTCAATCTCCTTAATAACAGTGTACAAGCCAAAGCGCCAGACCGAAGGGTGCAGCTTACGGTGGAGTTGCTTGAACAGCAAGGCCATGGCCTAGCCGAAATTCGTGTTCAGGATAATGGGCTTGGCATCTCATCAAATCATAGCGAGCATGTCTTCGAGGCTTTTTTCCGAGGAAGCGATAAGCAGAGCACACTACGTGGTCTAGGACTTGGTCTCACCTTCAGCCGTTTGTTGGCCGAATCTATGATCGGAAGCCTCGTGCTTGAAAAGCACTCAGAGGAAGGCTGCACCTTCGTGCTGTCTCTACCGCTTGATCACTAA
- a CDS encoding copper amine oxidase N-terminal domain-containing protein: protein MKNNKYLSKIIIFFFVMLTFNFCASIKASAEDNEIKCFLDGKQLHFDVLPIVKEGVTYVPMRAIFEAQGAVIEWNNTAKTISAVRGDIHVFYMVKEGKVFVNGQENEQVLKAISFQNNTLVPLRFISEVLGSNVSWDEGTHSVHITSSVAEAKIVPPVNRTITLGSQEVSKTLTDERNRFEIRVKHYGIKNNQLYSLIEFSNMDNKEISINFKSGDKKIIRTISKEKDPMPIQNIENCTQVTNKVVIDNIAGKVYNLPEFSINQVCVSSNQSQQNAYEEWKNNNSGFSVVGSNTVSVRRYVQDQAGGLQNFVIPANSIEQLILVAPVGGENRLVVEGSYFVGGLINKTIEFKLDYEVVSELDLGIYSFVYTQPVY from the coding sequence ATGAAAAACAACAAATATCTTTCGAAAATCATTATTTTTTTCTTTGTAATGCTAACATTTAATTTTTGCGCTTCGATTAAAGCATCTGCTGAAGACAATGAGATTAAATGTTTTTTGGATGGTAAGCAATTGCATTTTGATGTACTTCCTATCGTAAAAGAGGGGGTTACATATGTGCCGATGCGGGCGATTTTTGAAGCTCAAGGTGCAGTTATTGAATGGAATAATACTGCAAAGACGATCTCAGCGGTAAGAGGGGATATTCACGTTTTTTATATGGTTAAGGAAGGGAAAGTATTTGTTAACGGACAAGAGAATGAGCAAGTTTTGAAGGCGATCAGCTTTCAGAATAATACGCTCGTCCCTCTGAGATTTATTAGCGAAGTGTTGGGTAGTAACGTCTCATGGGATGAAGGAACACATTCAGTTCATATTACATCATCCGTTGCTGAAGCAAAGATAGTTCCCCCAGTAAATAGAACCATTACATTAGGAAGCCAAGAAGTTTCAAAAACACTAACAGATGAAAGAAATAGGTTTGAGATAAGAGTAAAACATTATGGAATCAAAAATAATCAGCTGTATAGCTTGATCGAGTTCTCTAACATGGATAATAAAGAGATCTCTATAAATTTTAAATCCGGTGATAAAAAGATAATAAGAACAATCTCTAAAGAAAAAGACCCCATGCCGATTCAAAATATAGAGAATTGTACGCAAGTAACCAATAAAGTGGTTATAGATAATATTGCTGGCAAAGTATATAACCTACCGGAGTTTTCAATAAATCAGGTTTGTGTTAGCTCCAACCAATCTCAACAAAATGCTTATGAAGAATGGAAGAACAACAATTCCGGTTTCTCGGTAGTAGGTAGTAACACCGTGTCAGTTCGTAGATATGTTCAAGATCAAGCGGGTGGTCTGCAAAATTTTGTAATACCGGCAAATAGTATAGAGCAACTAATTTTGGTAGCTCCTGTTGGAGGAGAGAATAGATTAGTGGTGGAGGGCAGTTATTTCGTCGGTGGTCTTATCAATAAGACTATAGAGTTCAAACTGGATTATGAAGTGGTTTCAGAGCTTGACTTGGGTATATATAGCTTTGTTTACACTCAACCCGTATATTAA